From Candidatus Thermokryptus mobilis, the proteins below share one genomic window:
- a CDS encoding M1 family aminopeptidase produces MKKLTLLLLIITATALSQNYWQQHVHYKIKAKLDPDKNLITGSETLIYTNNSPDELNKVYFRLYWNLLKKNSHAWKSSQRRKIYQRFEREYKGIELKKFSILVDEQEIPLNYKIDDTILEAELPKTLKPGEKIIFKIEWEEEVPPGPGLRTGVTNRCFDIAQWYPQIAVYDRYGWHKDQYIGMGEFHNDFGDFEVEIEIPKSFIVTYSGELLNPNEVLPDSVISKLKEARENPGRIYRIADFSNRTITDEERKTYVTWKFIAKNVRDFAWSAYEKYIWDAVFWENDEHPNGGVMIHALYFKSNEKHWKDEAVKFGLHAIKFFSENFGLYVYPNAFIMSSYAVGGGMEYPGIVFIGHNITNSPYRGLFGVIVHELGHQWYPMMINNNETEFAFMDEGFNTFITTLAFESYYGRKNNLLDTTLWFIRSSGISTDERENNQRQYLLLALTGYEEPIATHADHWNENYPATTAFYPKTATVMFMLQYVLGDSTFAKLMKEYYNRWLFKHPYPEDFYKLAMEVSGNKDLRWFFDEWFHRTYTCDYAIKSLRSKKISENGKEVYQTTIKVSRKGKAVMPIDIFIKMKNGDTTTVKLPVDAWLNDEWENEIKVNLQSKPVYAEINPDLRIADINRLNNTHPFPKVKITFDNTISLTQFLTPIDAYWLRWRPSAWYNTIDGIKLGIMFKGSFLQDVRSHKLWALYSTRSKNLDFLFKAERRIPFEISRNTFTGLEVLKIEGRYGGSFEIRKRFSKALTIPPFHDLSFKVQLLKSTDNSYLDPIYHWDQGRLTRILFNYTYLNRWRPLRTRFSLIFESSTILSDFNYSKVYSELVQTFNLPMGHSLALRFFAGYGNGKIPLQTKFFTSTSSPINQLFSPVYRSKIFPSDLRSHIEPFGGVGLRGYYDQNLSDDRAYSLNFELNFPSLLPFISRMPIVGKIFKTAIFFDAGKVWGQNQRTSIKDIKYNFGIGIRSDIFEQVSNFTDIFKEIGLSSIRFDFPIYVSHPITGEKKFKFRWVLGFERAF; encoded by the coding sequence ATGAAAAAATTGACACTCCTTCTTTTAATTATCACCGCCACCGCGCTCTCCCAAAATTACTGGCAACAACATGTCCACTACAAAATAAAGGCAAAACTTGACCCAGATAAAAATCTCATAACTGGTTCAGAGACATTAATTTACACAAATAACTCTCCAGATGAACTTAACAAAGTTTATTTCAGGTTGTATTGGAACTTATTGAAGAAAAATAGCCACGCTTGGAAATCAAGCCAGCGAAGGAAAATATATCAAAGATTTGAACGAGAATATAAAGGTATTGAACTGAAAAAGTTTTCAATCTTGGTGGATGAGCAAGAGATTCCATTGAATTATAAAATTGATGACACAATCCTTGAGGCGGAACTTCCAAAAACGCTTAAACCTGGCGAAAAGATTATCTTTAAAATTGAATGGGAAGAGGAAGTGCCACCGGGTCCAGGGCTTAGAACAGGCGTTACAAATCGTTGCTTTGATATAGCGCAGTGGTATCCACAGATAGCCGTTTATGATAGATATGGTTGGCATAAAGACCAGTATATAGGTATGGGTGAGTTTCATAACGATTTTGGTGACTTTGAGGTTGAGATTGAAATACCGAAAAGTTTTATAGTCACATATAGTGGTGAGCTTTTAAACCCAAATGAAGTTCTGCCAGATAGCGTTATCTCAAAGTTAAAGGAAGCGCGCGAAAACCCGGGGAGAATTTACAGAATTGCCGACTTTTCAAATAGAACCATAACCGACGAAGAGAGGAAAACTTATGTGACTTGGAAATTTATCGCGAAAAATGTCCGCGATTTCGCCTGGAGCGCGTATGAGAAATATATCTGGGATGCCGTTTTTTGGGAAAACGATGAACATCCAAATGGTGGCGTTATGATTCACGCTCTTTACTTCAAAAGCAATGAGAAACATTGGAAAGATGAAGCCGTAAAGTTTGGTCTTCACGCAATAAAATTTTTCAGCGAAAACTTTGGACTTTATGTCTATCCAAATGCATTTATTATGTCAAGTTATGCCGTCGGTGGTGGTATGGAATATCCCGGAATTGTTTTCATTGGACACAACATAACAAATTCACCTTACAGAGGTCTTTTCGGTGTTATAGTTCACGAGCTAGGACATCAGTGGTATCCGATGATGATAAATAATAATGAAACAGAGTTTGCTTTTATGGATGAGGGCTTTAACACTTTCATAACTACACTCGCCTTTGAATCATATTATGGAAGAAAAAATAATTTGCTTGACACAACGCTTTGGTTCATCCGATCATCTGGAATTTCAACCGATGAAAGGGAAAATAACCAGCGTCAGTATCTTTTGCTCGCTTTAACAGGATATGAAGAACCGATAGCAACACATGCCGACCACTGGAACGAAAATTACCCTGCAACAACTGCTTTTTATCCGAAAACAGCAACCGTTATGTTCATGCTACAATATGTCCTCGGTGACTCAACCTTTGCAAAATTAATGAAGGAATACTATAACAGATGGCTCTTTAAACATCCATACCCGGAGGACTTTTATAAACTTGCAATGGAAGTGAGTGGAAATAAGGACCTGAGATGGTTCTTTGATGAGTGGTTTCATAGAACATACACTTGTGATTATGCGATTAAATCTCTCAGGTCAAAAAAGATAAGCGAAAATGGAAAAGAAGTTTACCAAACCACGATAAAGGTTTCACGAAAAGGAAAAGCCGTGATGCCAATTGACATCTTCATCAAAATGAAAAACGGCGACACGACAACCGTTAAACTTCCAGTTGATGCTTGGTTAAATGATGAATGGGAAAATGAAATCAAAGTCAACCTCCAGTCAAAACCAGTTTACGCTGAGATAAACCCCGACTTAAGAATTGCCGACATAAACAGGTTAAATAATACCCATCCATTTCCAAAAGTAAAAATAACCTTTGACAACACCATATCTTTAACACAATTCCTGACCCCGATTGATGCGTATTGGTTGAGGTGGAGACCATCTGCTTGGTATAACACAATTGATGGGATTAAGCTTGGAATAATGTTTAAAGGTTCATTTTTACAAGATGTCCGCTCGCACAAACTTTGGGCTTTATATTCAACAAGGTCAAAAAATCTTGATTTCCTTTTCAAAGCTGAAAGGAGAATACCATTTGAGATAAGCCGAAACACATTCACAGGACTTGAAGTTTTAAAAATTGAAGGAAGATATGGCGGAAGTTTTGAAATTAGAAAAAGATTTTCAAAAGCCCTTACAATACCGCCGTTTCATGATTTGAGTTTTAAAGTTCAACTTTTAAAATCAACCGATAACTCCTACCTTGATCCGATTTATCATTGGGATCAGGGCAGATTGACGAGAATTTTATTCAATTACACATATTTAAATCGCTGGAGACCTTTGAGAACAAGGTTTTCGTTGATTTTTGAATCATCAACAATCCTTTCCGATTTCAATTATTCAAAGGTTTACTCAGAACTGGTTCAAACATTTAACCTACCGATGGGACATTCCCTCGCTTTGAGATTTTTCGCTGGATATGGTAATGGAAAAATACCGTTACAGACGAAATTTTTCACATCTACATCTTCACCGATTAATCAATTGTTTAGCCCAGTTTACAGGAGTAAGATTTTCCCATCAGATTTGCGTTCTCACATTGAACCGTTCGGAGGAGTTGGGTTGCGCGGATATTACGATCAAAATCTTTCTGATGACAGGGCTTATTCACTTAACTTTGAACTTAATTTCCCATCGCTTCTTCCATTTATCAGCAGAATGCCTATAGTTGGTAAAATCTTCAAGACTGCTATTTTCTTTGACGCTGGAAAAGTTTGGGGACAAAATCAAAGGACAAGCATAAAAGATATCAAATACAACTTTGGGATCGGTATAAGAAGCGATATTTTTGAGCAGGTTTCAAACTTCACGGATATTTTTAAAGAAATCGGTTTATCTTCAATAAGGTTTGATTTCCCGATCTATGTAAGCCATCCTATAACCGGTGAGAAAAAATTCAAGTTCAGATGGGTGCTTGGTTTTGAAAGGGCATTCTAG